The genomic interval aagcggtccgtgtattgccggcctaatACATACTACTAATTTGAATAGctaacaattaaaaaattaaatttttcgtTGTAATAATTAGGTCCACACATCGGTCGCCGCAACCACAGGCCTAATCGAGAATCTCAAGAATAAAAATTCACagaaataatacattaattaaacacCTTATGTTACACATAAGACTTAGATATACAGCACAATAATAATTCGTATCAAAACGCTTATTCCTAATAATATgggatcgagttttatagaattctAATCTTATAGATATTTATGCCAAACTGTCAAATTTTTGTGCAATGGTATGCATACTTTGAGTactgcatatattttttcttccaaTAAGTAATGCCATTACTAGGTAATTACACTGATACTGTATCTATACAGAGCtagatttattcaaatatacatacatgttatgtatttaaataaacattttttatactcATTAGTTTAATCACAATAGCAaaacagggccccgattctcctaagttaataatgtcaaaatcgaatagaaatcgaatcgcaatatgatcgtaatagcagttttaaccatatcgggcattctgctactaataaaagaccaatcgtattcgattgacatttgattggtgtgcgattggtctgctattttgatgattttggtctatacggtagtttgctgtacaatcattttgcaatcgtaaatcatttgcagacaaaatgattcattattgaatgacagaaaatattaaaggataaaaacgtttacttcaaagaaaaaatagctgaatgccacatacgcttcaatcgtaatcgagtcgggattggatctcagtcgaatcgagtcgaacgtcaatcgaaggtcgcttaagtaaaattaggagaattggGCCCCAGCTGTCAGAAACTGAACTCCTCTTCTCCAGATGAGAATATAAACCACtgagaaaaaaataagcttttttgGGAAAGTTATTTGTAATCATCAGTACAAGCACGATTACTGGTCACCCTACATGAAGTATTCAAAAGCGATTTTGAACAAAGATTACAATATATGACTAACCTTTATTCTGATGCTTACCATAACTCTttcaacaaataatttattgtttgacTTTAGtacacattaatattttaaatgatccAAAAGCAAGTTAGTGGCTATAAAACTGAGAATAGACTGAGATGAGTATTCGTAAATGAGTTGTTACAACTAAAATATCGCAATATTTTCATCATAGTTATATTCTTGTACTAAAgtacaaataaatcaaaaatatctacgtaaaatataaactaatatcGCTTTGCTATATTGAAATAGTCACTCAACACACAAAATGCACACATCTTAATACAATAGGCCAAAGAACAGCACTAAATTCAGTGTAGGCGTTTATGATCTAAGAAGCAATAGACGAAAAAACATTACCTAATTATCGGGGTAAAAATGCGCTAATTTGGACTTAATTGTGCGTGGATTTAATCCTAATAAAAGCTTCTACTTTATAGTATTCATAGCCTTAATATACTCACATCCCTTATAGAATAATAACATTCACACAATATTGATATATCTTACTAATCGGCATAgtattaattttacattcaGATATATTACGCGCCTGTTTTCAAGAAATTACAAGACTTCATCAACAAATCAAAATgtaacatccgaattgagaacctcctttttggggagtcagttaaaacaaattaattatagtaagttcaactcagttgtgcgcgcggccttatgtgtgggtaacccttgtacatatacagtaactttgtgtgcgtgacaagaggtacagtcgggtacaatacagttatttaggggttgtatacgggggtttaaagaaaaacagttattacgtaatttaatgtttatttatttataatgattatgaatcgctatttgaaaaatcaaatgatgaattttcggattcgctactctccaaggagaattataaattctgactccaatgtcaaaatgtctatagtattcttcttttttcttttctacatgtcgacaagtattacgccacatccctgcatcaatttgacttaaacgttcatttatgagtttcattattttgttattttggtcgacattatgcgaagcaatataactttttaaaattccccacacattttgtttacattattatactagattatacctctttttacattcttagtccacacttttatttattgtctgcgtaccccgagctagaaaatatgtacttaaggagtattcaattcttagatactgtcaatgtcaatttgaaaagacgtatgaaaaaataatgaaaaactatatttaatagtaaaaagctttgaatgtcgttttattttttgaaacactttatctgactccttaataatttctccgcgaataactagtattttcgtaaacgactgtacccataagaaaaagtgataagaacacgtcatgcttggacgacgtcactgtcacacgaatgaaagttgtatatttacaagccgacgcacacatagggccgcgcgcaaatctgagttgaactatctatacacaGCTTTTAGGGCAGAATAAGTTTAGCAAATCCTTATTCAATCTACCCTTAGGCTCTTGACCCTCTTAGGACTGTGAGTCGACAAGCAACTGATTTGATCGAATTTCGTTGCGCGACTTCTAGCATATACGTCGTCGTACGACAAAAACGCATCGCCCGAAGCGATTTTCGAATTCAAGAGTTGACACCACAAAAGATGTCTCTCTCCTGTCGAATCAACTTTACTACAAGAcattcaaaattgaaataagataGTGGATTTATCTGTGATCATCTTGAATCCTGTTTGTGTTCCTGCCAAACTCTGCAATGACTGGTCTGCCGCTCAAAATGGTACCGTTGATCTCTTCTAGTGCTTGGATTGCGAGCTCCtcatctgaaaataaaacgCGTAAGTTTATAACTTTCTATAATTTAAGGATAATTGTCGCCAAACTTATAGGCATCTCGAAAGTGTCTTCCAAGCATAGATGTACGCATTTGGACCCTCGCACACCACCCCACATTCCACTAATAGGCAAAAACGTTTTCTGTGCATATTCCAAACCACCTTCACTTaagtttagaaataatttagCCAACGATTAAAgatctttttctacaaaatgtatgtattttttaaagactTACTTTGGAAGGCCACAAAAGCCTGCCCTCTCATACGGCCGGTCATGAGCCGCAAGTCGACGGGACCACCATTGGCTAACACAAACTGGTTAAACAACAGTGATAGTTGCTCTTGAGTTACTGCTGGAGCTATATTCTTCAAATATAGGACCTGAAAACACAAGGTTATTGTTTTTAGactgttttacataatatttacctacCGACACAGGCGTCTGTCGCCCGCGGCCGATACCAAACGGCTCGCGATAGACTCGAGATTTGTTATTGCAACATGTAAATGCCTAGTAGTTACAATAGTCCGTTGCCAGCTATTAGACATCGGCCGAACGCTACAGTTGCCTATAGCAGAAGAGTACCTTAGCATGGAAAATATGCTCTTTGTGACAGTATTTATCAAACAGAATACTTTACATGTCaaagatataatattatgtacagaatttcaacaatttcaaatacataCCTTGGAAGGTATCCCAGGTTCATAATCCTTAAATCGTTCCATTTTCTTGATATCATCCAGACACATTTTAGTTCCCTCCAGTAACTGGGCTTCAGCGTCATTGACTGGTACCACAATGTCTACCGCCCTATACTCATCTTGTTCAACCTGATCATCCTGATTAGCCTGGACCGGTTCAAGTCTCACGATCTTATTGTCTCTCACAGTATACATTGTCCGTAAATGAGGCCCCATAACATTCTCCTCCTGGTCCCTACTGGTAACGGTATGAGGAATTAAACGTGGCATTTCACGCATATCCCAAAGACTGCCTGGCTGATCGACGCGAGACGTACTAGGTATTGTGCTGATGTTAAATGGATTATTTTGAAGTaacctttctttttttctttgtaaacgtCTGAGCAGTTTACGTCTTTTACTCAACGGTATCATGTCGGTTTTTATGTGACCAACTAGGTTCTCTTCTAGTTGTTTCAGCTCGTTCATGGGGTGACCCTCAGGGTAGAAGGTTAGAGGCTTCTGCTGCAGTCGTTCTATGAGATTTTCAGGTGCAGTTGATGTGCTTGGCTGTTCATCCTTATTGGAAATATTGTCACTGAAAGTAAATCTAATATGAAtcttttatgatttattttatcaaattattttgtgtaactATGGTAGTAAAGAGgtgtttttatgaaatattgacGTGAGATCACAGGTGTGTACAATCCTACTCTATAAAATGAAACCTACCTATTTGATGAGAATGTCATGAATAAAATAGTAGTAAAACATTATGgttttacatacaataataagttACCTTTTACTCTCATTGTGCATATTGCtgattttattgtatatttctTCCAATTTATCTTTTAGGACTCCAGATTCGATCTTCTTTCGTTGGTCCAGAAGTCCTGCCTCATTTTCTTGATAAAGCTTTATGTCCTCGCTGGTCAGACCAGCTTTCTTTAGCCATTCCTGATGCTGAACTTCTTCTTCAGCTTTCCGGAACTCTTCCATTGATGATAATCCATATTTAGTAAAAGGTAGGACCTCTGTTGTCTTTTCAAATTCCTTCGGCACTGATTCCGAACTGAAAcagtaacaataaaacattagcaaGCCAAAATTATGCGTACCTATCAGGCGCATTTTGGGTATTTGTTAGCAGATCACTGACCACATCTTGAACTTTCAGTAATTAATCAattccataaaatataaaaataagcaaacgaatgagcaaaacaaaaaatatggagttttttttattatttccccGTTATGACAGAAGGAAAAAGCTTCTAAAATGACGCGATCGATTAGCAGAAAATGGCTTTGAATCAATGTCTTTTCAGTAAGATTTCAAAGCGTTTTTCTAGGTTTAACTTTATTGGACCCAAATAAATTAGCCCGGCTGGTAATTTTAACTTCTAGTAGTTATAGTTGACATTAGTTCAATAAAAAACTGATATGATTAAATATAGAgcatttttgtatttctaaatTAACTTTGTTTGATATTGTGCTCAACTGTGCTGTGCTAACTGCTGTAGTTTATAGTAATCTGTGTGTGGCTTGGTTTGACTTTGATTGAAGTTTGAATTTGAAGTTTCACAAATTGCATTGCGTTGCACACATTGTGatctttgtaattttgattatttatttagccgTGGTATTGTGGATTACAGTAGTGGATTCATAGATTGAAATTCAGTGAAGTGATTGCTATTAAAATTAAGCGAGAAGAGATTCATTCTGATAGCGTCGACGTAGCTGAAGGCCAAACGTCCTTGTTCGAGGTTAACGATAAGTTTTCATATTGAAACATTCTAGACAATGAATTCGTGGGGAAACGAGCAGTTTGGCATGCAAAACATGATGCATCCTATGCCTAATATGATGCCGAACATGATGCAACCTGGACCAATGGTACCTCCGCTCATCCCTCCGTTTAATATGATGGGCGAAATGAATCAGATGCAAATGGCGCCTATGCCTGTTGTGAATCCGCCGCAGAATAATGGCGCGTTCATAGGCCCTGTGATACCTCAAACGGAAGCTGTTCCAGCGTCGGAAGCTGTGGAGGAATCCAATGAACAGAGCGAAATGCAAGATAAGCGTCATAGTAGAGATAGAAACGAAAGACGCGATAGGGATCGCAGGGATGgtaagtagttattttttacatgACTTGTAAATAAAGGGCGCAGGAGTATCTCAGGTTCTGTTTAAATAGCAAACAATGAAAATCCTTGTAATCAAGGCtagtttttatatacatatatcggAGTCGGGTCTATGGCTTCTTGCACTTTCGTCCTCAAACACAGGCACCATCTTCAGACTCGCCGTTTGCCATGCTAACatcaacgacgtgatccgtcgcaCTAAAATATAGTAACCTTTATAAGGTAaggtttggggttgaaactcttgGGCCGTGGGGTCAGAGCGCCCGCCTTCTTGCCAAGGGTATTTCCCAGTGCCTGGTTGACACTTCttgggacccaaaggctggctttcaTTTCACACaaaggttgagcattgccatgtTGGATGGCTGCCACCCTTTTGGGTAGATACATTTCCCAGTGACAGCAACGAGGAGCAATTTTTGTGATGCattgtatttgttttaagtttagttataagtttattttaacaataagaTAGGATTAGATGATTGACTTTGGTTTCGAAAGAAAGTGAAGTCTTTTTTAGatacattatgtattatgtgaatagtttttaaaattttggaATTGTTAAAATGGGTTGGCTTTAGTTACATTTGGCAGGCGGACGGGGCTAAAAGTGGTTAAATCTTGTAGAGGGTGGGGCTCCGATTATAACGCTAGCACTCTTATTACAAGGTAATGGATATTTTTccagaaatttacaaaaaatgtttctaacCTCAAATTAGATAAAACTCGTAATGTCAACGTTATTCGGTGAAACGGGATGTTATAATGTGCGATCGACTATGGATCGACTAGCGACTACGGAATGTGTTTTAGTACCTATATCGTCTGTGGTGTACAAAGCCGTGAAAAGGAACGCAAAGTAAAATGTCTGCTATTTGCGTTATATGTCATTTGTGTCATGTGTGATTAGCTGTCATTCCGTTTCTCTTCGAGTTGCGTGAATTTTCTCTCTGTGCTTCGTGGTGTGTTTTTGTTAATCTTTTCGACGACTTGGGCTTATGCTCTGGACTTTGATTGATTGCCTTCACGACTGACTTACGCTTGTACACTGGACATCGATTTTTCTGCCTTATCGACTGACTCTTGCGCGTGAATATCCCGGACACCAATTTTCTGCCTACCAACCATGTCGGAGTTTCCATCAAGACGGTCTGCGGCTGAGGGCCAAGCTCAGCAACCGACGACCCGTTCCGTGATCGAGGACGAACCTCGGCCATCCACGAGTCGTTCCGTGGTTGATGACGAACCTCGGCCATCCACGAGCCGTCCCGTGCCAGAGGACGAACCGACGTCATCTTCAAGCTGTTCGAACAGTTCAGAGGATGAACCACCTTTGAAGCGACGATTAGTTGTGGCAGAAGTGCGTGCAATGTGGAATTTAGTTAAAGTCTTTCAAAGACTGGGCACTCGTGAGCAAGCTGTGGCATTTGCAGAGGAAAGAGGGatgataaaaaaagaaaaaatatgtaactatcACAAAAAAGCTATGACGGTTGAATACTCAACGAATAAAACGGTGGGATCTTTTGTATGCAATAGAGGGCCATGCCGATCCAAATCCAAAGTGAGCCGAGGCAAAGGCACTTGgtttgataatattaaaataactttgccaCGAGTATTTTACCTCATGTATGCGTATGCTCACAAATTTAGCTATGATCGCACAAAAAAAGAAGATTACACAGAAGGAGAACACTGCCTCTCTAGCGCAACCATACATGATTGGTTCAACTACTGCAGAGGGGCAGTTGTAAGCTACCAAAAAAATAGAGAAGCACTTGCCGGGAAGATTGGAGGTCCCGGCAAAATAG from Helicoverpa armigera isolate CAAS_96S chromosome 19, ASM3070526v1, whole genome shotgun sequence carries:
- the LOC110382924 gene encoding RNA-binding protein 41 isoform X1 codes for the protein MCSESVPKEFEKTTEVLPFTKYGLSSMEEFRKAEEEVQHQEWLKKAGLTSEDIKLYQENEAGLLDQRKKIESGVLKDKLEEIYNKISNMHNESKRFTFSDNISNKDEQPSTSTAPENLIERLQQKPLTFYPEGHPMNELKQLEENLVGHIKTDMIPLSKRRKLLRRLQRKKERLLQNNPFNISTIPSTSRVDQPGSLWDMREMPRLIPHTVTSRDQEENVMGPHLRTMYTVRDNKIVRLEPVQANQDDQVEQDEYRAVDIVVPVNDAEAQLLEGTKMCLDDIKKMERFKDYEPGIPSKVLYLKNIAPAVTQEQLSLLFNQFVLANGGPVDLRLMTGRMRGQAFVAFQNEELAIQALEEINGTILSGRPVIAEFGRNTNRIQDDHR
- the LOC110382924 gene encoding RNA-binding protein 41 isoform X2; the encoded protein is MCSESVPKEFEKTTEVLPFTKYGLSSMEEFRKAEEEVQHQEWLKKAGLTSEDIKLYQENEAGLLDQRKKIESGVLKDKLEEIYNKISNMHNESKSDNISNKDEQPSTSTAPENLIERLQQKPLTFYPEGHPMNELKQLEENLVGHIKTDMIPLSKRRKLLRRLQRKKERLLQNNPFNISTIPSTSRVDQPGSLWDMREMPRLIPHTVTSRDQEENVMGPHLRTMYTVRDNKIVRLEPVQANQDDQVEQDEYRAVDIVVPVNDAEAQLLEGTKMCLDDIKKMERFKDYEPGIPSKVLYLKNIAPAVTQEQLSLLFNQFVLANGGPVDLRLMTGRMRGQAFVAFQNEELAIQALEEINGTILSGRPVIAEFGRNTNRIQDDHR